In Microbacterium enclense, one genomic interval encodes:
- a CDS encoding phosphotransferase: MGDLLDLLAVWMPRQRWYGTKGRDPRLTLVASWEVSAPRTRLLLVRDDAAEPAIVYQVPVVARPAGSVLPGSLIGPEAEETVWADATTDDAFTDLLYRAVTLGTPLTAEAGLEAIALSPAGAAAPTAQARVLSGEQSNTSIIFRPEGDGIPVICKLFRQVNAGLNPDVELPSALAAAGATFVPAAIGEVRGTWTSSSGSPLTGSLAFAQQFFEGVEDAWRVALTAAAADQDFQEPARALGESVARMHVSLATAFPTRAAAEGDRAAVVGAWERRLAIAVDEVPSLLPHVARIREVYARAAAADWPALQRVHGDLHLGQVLHTPSNGWVLLDFEGEPLRPMAERLLPDLAVRDVAGMLRSFDYVSGAIADDDGATVRTWVIAAQQAFLEGYAATTGGRIPGGSDLLAAFELDKAVYEAIYETRNRPDWLGIPLAAIGRLTAAL, encoded by the coding sequence ATGGGCGACCTCCTCGATCTCCTCGCGGTCTGGATGCCGCGGCAGCGCTGGTACGGCACGAAGGGGCGCGACCCGCGGTTGACCCTCGTCGCGTCGTGGGAGGTGAGCGCACCGCGCACGCGGCTCCTGCTCGTCCGCGACGACGCCGCCGAGCCCGCGATCGTCTACCAGGTGCCCGTCGTCGCTCGCCCGGCGGGCAGCGTCCTCCCGGGAAGCCTCATCGGCCCCGAGGCGGAGGAGACGGTCTGGGCGGATGCCACGACCGACGATGCGTTCACCGATCTGCTCTACCGGGCGGTGACCCTCGGCACCCCGCTGACGGCGGAGGCGGGGCTCGAAGCCATCGCGTTGTCGCCTGCCGGGGCCGCCGCACCCACGGCCCAGGCCCGCGTCCTCAGCGGTGAGCAGTCGAACACCTCCATCATCTTCCGCCCCGAAGGCGACGGCATCCCGGTCATCTGCAAGCTCTTCCGGCAGGTGAATGCCGGGCTCAATCCCGACGTCGAACTCCCCTCCGCGCTCGCCGCGGCGGGTGCTACCTTCGTTCCCGCGGCGATCGGCGAGGTGCGCGGCACCTGGACGTCGTCGTCCGGTAGCCCGCTGACCGGTTCGTTGGCGTTCGCCCAGCAGTTCTTCGAGGGCGTGGAGGACGCGTGGCGCGTCGCGCTCACCGCGGCCGCGGCCGACCAGGACTTCCAGGAGCCGGCCCGGGCACTCGGAGAGAGCGTCGCGCGCATGCACGTCTCTCTGGCCACCGCCTTCCCCACCCGCGCAGCCGCCGAGGGCGATCGCGCCGCTGTCGTGGGCGCGTGGGAACGACGTCTTGCCATCGCCGTCGACGAGGTCCCGTCTCTCCTGCCCCACGTCGCTCGAATCCGTGAGGTCTACGCCCGGGCGGCCGCCGCCGACTGGCCTGCGTTGCAGCGTGTGCACGGCGACCTCCACCTCGGACAGGTGCTCCACACGCCGAGCAACGGGTGGGTTCTGCTCGACTTCGAGGGCGAGCCGCTGCGGCCGATGGCGGAGAGGCTCCTGCCCGATCTGGCGGTGCGGGACGTCGCGGGGATGCTCCGTTCGTTCGACTACGTCTCGGGTGCGATCGCCGACGACGACGGCGCCACGGTTCGCACATGGGTCATCGCCGCGCAGCAGGCGTTCCTCGAGGGCTATGCCGCCACGACCGGCGGCCGGATCCCGGGCGGTAGTGATCTTCTCGCGGCGTTCGAGCTGGACAAAGCCGTCTACGAAGCGATCTACGAGACACGCAACCGCCCGGACTGGCTCGGCATCCCGCTCGCCGCGATCGGACGTCTCACCGCCGCACTTTAA
- a CDS encoding phosphocholine cytidylyltransferase family protein, producing MTVQIVILAAGMGSRLGRSLPKPLTPLADGRSIMQQQHDNIRAAFGGAARITTVVGYRAETIVDAFPDADYVYNDRYDQTNTSKSLLRALAKTGRAGVLWMNGDVVFDPRVLGRAAELVDADRSFVTVDTASVGDEEVKYTVDAEGFVKELSKVVVGGIGEAVGINYVSSRDKKALQRQLQRVGDQDYFERGIELAITHDGLRVEPLDISDLYAVEVDFAEDLERANLFV from the coding sequence TTGACTGTTCAAATCGTGATCCTCGCCGCGGGCATGGGTTCGCGCCTCGGCCGCAGCCTGCCGAAACCCCTCACTCCCCTCGCTGACGGCCGCAGCATCATGCAGCAGCAGCACGACAACATCCGTGCCGCTTTCGGCGGCGCCGCACGCATCACCACGGTCGTCGGCTACCGCGCCGAGACCATCGTCGATGCCTTCCCCGACGCCGATTACGTATACAACGACCGCTACGACCAGACGAACACCTCGAAGAGTCTTCTGCGGGCGCTCGCGAAGACGGGCCGCGCCGGCGTGCTGTGGATGAACGGCGACGTCGTGTTCGACCCGCGTGTGCTCGGCCGCGCCGCTGAGCTCGTCGACGCCGATCGCTCGTTCGTGACCGTCGACACCGCGAGCGTCGGCGACGAAGAGGTCAAGTACACCGTCGACGCGGAAGGATTCGTGAAGGAGCTGTCGAAGGTCGTGGTCGGAGGGATCGGTGAAGCGGTCGGCATCAACTACGTGTCCTCGCGCGATAAGAAGGCCCTCCAGCGACAGCTCCAGCGCGTCGGTGACCAGGACTACTTCGAGCGCGGCATCGAGCTCGCCATCACGCACGACGGGCTGCGGGTCGAGCCCCTCGACATCTCCGATCTCTACGCCGTCGAGGTCGACTTCGCGGAAGATCTCGAGCGCGCGAACCTCTTCGTCTGA
- a CDS encoding ATP-binding cassette domain-containing protein produces MTDAVLPETEAPDAAPSGAAPSDAAATDAEAVDAAASEPAAAEGDRALDTPEDEASESPAEGVQTGGTEDPTPPDAAVEEPLAAEAIDQSDAVRVESGDDDDETSLAVDSIGEVNPLPEAEQSSDAVQPEALAVGETRSDESEVPESAPDDAASVEDPTPPEVAVEEPPVETEHTPDEVVDDAVAQEEAEPAPGDPVVHEDESEAREPEPTAASSAGAAIGAASVEANAAADEAVPALTLRNVTKTFGELRAVDGIDLTIPAGSFYGLVGPNGAGKTTTLSIIAGLLRADGGTVSINGVDAARQSRVAKKMIGVLPDRLRTFDRLTGRQLLSYYGALRGLPAALVESRAADLARAFDLVDALARPVSDYSAGMTKKVMLAGAMIHSPRLLVLDEPFEAVDPVSSAVILDILGAYVAHGGTVILSSHGMELVERVCSRVAVIVSGQVLAEGTVDEVRGEASLEQRFLELAGGLGDVEGLEWLHTFSG; encoded by the coding sequence GTGACTGATGCCGTGCTGCCGGAAACAGAGGCACCGGATGCCGCTCCGTCGGGTGCTGCTCCGAGTGATGCCGCGGCGACGGATGCGGAAGCGGTTGATGCTGCGGCGTCCGAACCCGCCGCTGCGGAGGGGGATCGCGCTCTGGACACCCCTGAGGACGAGGCCTCCGAGTCGCCCGCCGAGGGCGTGCAGACCGGTGGGACGGAGGATCCGACTCCTCCCGATGCCGCCGTGGAGGAACCCCTCGCCGCCGAGGCGATTGATCAGTCAGACGCGGTGCGCGTCGAGTCCGGCGATGACGACGACGAAACGTCCCTCGCAGTCGATTCGATCGGCGAGGTGAATCCGCTCCCCGAGGCAGAACAGTCATCCGATGCCGTGCAGCCCGAAGCTCTCGCGGTCGGCGAGACGCGGTCGGATGAGTCCGAGGTGCCGGAGTCGGCCCCCGATGACGCGGCATCCGTCGAGGATCCGACGCCGCCTGAGGTGGCTGTCGAAGAACCCCCGGTGGAGACCGAACATACCCCTGACGAGGTGGTTGATGACGCGGTCGCTCAGGAAGAGGCGGAGCCCGCCCCCGGCGACCCGGTCGTCCACGAGGACGAATCTGAAGCACGAGAGCCCGAGCCGACCGCCGCATCATCGGCCGGGGCCGCGATCGGCGCAGCCTCGGTCGAGGCGAATGCCGCCGCCGACGAGGCGGTTCCCGCCCTCACTCTGCGCAACGTGACGAAGACCTTCGGCGAGCTGCGCGCCGTCGACGGCATCGACCTCACCATCCCCGCTGGTTCGTTCTATGGTCTCGTCGGTCCCAACGGAGCGGGCAAGACCACCACGCTGTCGATCATCGCCGGCCTCCTCCGCGCGGACGGGGGCACCGTGTCGATCAACGGGGTCGACGCCGCCCGTCAGTCACGGGTCGCCAAGAAGATGATCGGCGTGCTCCCCGACCGGCTACGGACCTTCGACCGGCTGACGGGCCGGCAGCTGTTGTCGTACTACGGCGCTCTCCGCGGACTGCCCGCGGCCCTCGTGGAGAGCCGTGCCGCCGACCTCGCGCGCGCCTTCGACCTTGTCGACGCCCTCGCGCGTCCGGTCTCCGACTACTCCGCGGGTATGACCAAGAAGGTGATGCTCGCCGGGGCGATGATCCACTCGCCGCGTCTTCTCGTCCTCGACGAGCCTTTCGAGGCCGTCGATCCGGTGTCGAGCGCCGTGATCCTCGACATCCTGGGTGCGTATGTCGCCCACGGCGGCACGGTCATCCTGTCCAGCCACGGAATGGAGCTGGTGGAACGCGTGTGCTCGCGCGTTGCGGTCATCGTGTCGGGACAGGTGCTCGCCGAGGGCACGGTCGACGAGGTACGTGGTGAGGCCAGCCTCGAACAGCGCTTCCTCGAACTCGCGGGCGGTCTCGGCGACGTGGAGGGCCTGGAGTGGTTGCACACGTTCTCCGGCTGA
- a CDS encoding DUF3039 domain-containing protein, whose protein sequence is MSTPLDSPDSGGLATLDRELDELIREENIEPGDHERFSHYVKKDKILESALTGKPVRALCGKKWTPGRDPEKFPVCPQCKEIYESLTK, encoded by the coding sequence ATGAGCACGCCTCTCGACAGCCCTGACAGCGGGGGTCTCGCGACCCTGGATCGTGAGCTCGATGAGCTCATCCGCGAAGAGAACATCGAGCCCGGCGACCACGAGCGCTTCTCGCATTACGTGAAGAAGGACAAGATCCTCGAGTCCGCTCTGACGGGCAAACCGGTGCGTGCGTTGTGCGGCAAGAAGTGGACGCCGGGGCGCGACCCCGAGAAGTTCCCCGTCTGCCCGCAGTGCAAAGAGATCTACGAGTCGCTGACCAAGTAA
- a CDS encoding nicotinate phosphoribosyltransferase — MTRSTALHTDRYELTMLDAALRDGTAARRCVFEVFGRRLSGGRRFGVVAGTGRLLAAIQDFRFGEDELRFLRDNRIVDATTLDYLADYRFTGSVSGYREGELYFPGSPLLTIEGSFADAVVLETLALSILNYDSAVATAAARMSVAAGERPLAEMGSRRASEEAAVAAARAAYIAGFAATSNLEAGRRWGVPTMGTAAHAWTLLHDSEEDAFRSQIDALGTGTTLLIDTYDIAEGVRTAVRVAGPDLGGVRIDSGDLPIVAGEVRALLDELGATSTRITVTSDLDEYALAALAASPVDSYGVGTSVATGSGVPTAGLVFKLVAREAADGSWVGVAKASAQKASHGGRKAAFRTLDAGTATSEVIVVSDGFEELSTPAEHPDARALQVALMVEGEPDAAALGAAGVEAARTHHARVREELPVRALALSKSEPALPTQYREAAPAR, encoded by the coding sequence ATGACGCGTAGCACCGCCCTGCACACCGACCGCTACGAACTCACGATGCTCGATGCGGCGCTCCGTGACGGCACCGCCGCGCGCCGCTGCGTGTTCGAAGTGTTCGGAAGGCGCCTGTCGGGTGGGCGACGATTCGGCGTCGTCGCGGGCACGGGTCGCCTGCTCGCCGCGATCCAGGACTTCCGCTTCGGCGAGGATGAGCTGCGTTTCCTGCGTGACAACCGCATCGTGGATGCCACCACCCTCGATTACCTGGCCGACTACCGTTTCACGGGCTCGGTGAGCGGATACCGCGAAGGTGAACTGTACTTCCCCGGTTCCCCGCTGCTGACGATCGAGGGCAGCTTCGCCGACGCCGTAGTGCTCGAAACGCTCGCGCTCAGCATCCTGAACTACGACTCCGCGGTCGCAACCGCCGCCGCTCGCATGAGCGTCGCCGCGGGCGAGCGTCCTCTCGCCGAGATGGGATCGCGGCGCGCGAGCGAGGAGGCAGCGGTTGCCGCAGCCCGGGCCGCCTACATCGCCGGCTTCGCGGCGACCAGCAATCTGGAGGCGGGCCGACGCTGGGGTGTTCCCACGATGGGAACCGCCGCCCACGCGTGGACACTCCTGCATGACAGCGAGGAAGACGCCTTCCGCTCGCAGATCGACGCCCTCGGCACCGGCACCACGCTGTTGATCGACACCTACGACATCGCCGAGGGTGTGCGCACGGCGGTGCGCGTGGCCGGACCCGACCTCGGCGGTGTCCGCATCGACTCCGGCGACCTGCCGATCGTCGCGGGCGAGGTGCGGGCACTGCTCGACGAACTCGGCGCCACGAGTACCCGGATCACCGTCACGAGTGACCTCGACGAGTACGCTCTCGCCGCTCTGGCCGCCTCCCCCGTCGACTCCTACGGCGTGGGAACCTCGGTCGCCACGGGGTCGGGGGTGCCGACCGCGGGCCTCGTCTTCAAGCTCGTCGCGCGCGAAGCCGCCGACGGGTCGTGGGTGGGGGTCGCGAAAGCGTCGGCGCAGAAGGCGTCGCACGGCGGCCGGAAGGCCGCATTCCGCACCCTCGACGCGGGGACCGCGACGTCGGAGGTCATCGTGGTGAGCGACGGTTTCGAGGAGCTGTCGACCCCGGCCGAGCATCCCGACGCGCGGGCCCTTCAGGTAGCGCTCATGGTCGAGGGCGAACCGGATGCCGCCGCCCTCGGTGCCGCGGGAGTCGAGGCGGCACGCACGCACCACGCACGTGTCCGCGAAGAACTGCCTGTGCGCGCGCTCGCTCTCAGCAAGTCCGAGCCGGCCCTACCGACCCAGTACCGGGAAGCAGCCCCGGCACGCTGA
- the murI gene encoding glutamate racemase, with translation MNDAPIGIFDSGVGGLTVARAVSQQLPRESILYIGDTARSPYGPKPIADVRRYSLEVLDTLVEQGVKMLVIACNTASAAMLRDARERYDVPVVEVIGPAVRTAMSTTRNGRIGVIGTVGTIGSRAYQDMLEVNERLTVFAEACPRFVEFVEAGVTDSPEVLATAEQYLAPLRHAGVDTLVLGCTHYPFLEGAISYVMGPDVSLVSSDSETAKDVYRQLVSRDLLAGPDAAASHRYEATGSSADDFLRLAHRLMGREVREVQLVQTGAIDLPR, from the coding sequence ATGAATGACGCGCCGATCGGGATCTTCGACTCGGGAGTCGGCGGCCTCACCGTCGCCCGGGCCGTGTCTCAGCAGCTTCCACGCGAGTCGATCCTCTACATCGGCGACACCGCCCGCTCTCCGTACGGGCCGAAACCCATCGCCGATGTGCGACGGTACTCGCTCGAGGTGCTCGACACCCTCGTCGAGCAGGGCGTGAAAATGCTCGTCATCGCGTGCAACACCGCCTCGGCGGCCATGCTGCGCGACGCCCGCGAGCGCTACGACGTCCCGGTGGTCGAGGTCATCGGCCCCGCGGTCCGCACAGCGATGTCGACCACGCGCAACGGTCGTATCGGCGTGATCGGCACGGTGGGCACCATCGGTTCGCGCGCCTACCAGGACATGCTCGAGGTCAACGAGCGCCTCACGGTCTTCGCCGAGGCCTGTCCGCGCTTCGTCGAGTTCGTCGAGGCGGGGGTCACCGATTCTCCCGAGGTGCTCGCCACGGCCGAGCAGTATCTCGCCCCGCTTCGTCACGCCGGCGTCGATACCCTCGTGCTCGGCTGCACGCACTATCCGTTCCTCGAGGGCGCGATCAGCTACGTCATGGGACCCGACGTCAGTCTCGTGTCGAGCGACAGCGAGACCGCGAAGGACGTCTACCGCCAGCTGGTCTCCCGTGACCTGCTCGCGGGGCCGGATGCCGCGGCATCCCACCGCTACGAAGCCACCGGCTCCTCGGCCGACGATTTCCTGCGCCTCGCCCACCGCCTCATGGGTCGCGAGGTGCGCGAGGTGCAGCTCGTGCAGACCGGCGCCATCGACCTGCCGCGCTGA
- the rph gene encoding ribonuclease PH, whose amino-acid sequence MTRKDGRTTDQLRPVTIERGWSAHAEGSALITFGGTKVLCTASFTNGVPRWLAGKGKGWVTAEYAMLPRATNSRNDRESIKGKVGGRTHEISRLIGRALRAVVDTKALGENTIVIDCDVLQADGGTRTAAITGAYVALADAIAWGREKKFIAQRSEVLIDSVSAVSVGIIDGEPMLDLAYVEDVRAETDMNVVVTGRGLFVEVQGTAEGAPFDKSELDRLLELGVNGCAELRGLQAAALEG is encoded by the coding sequence ATGACCCGCAAAGACGGTCGCACCACTGACCAGCTCCGCCCCGTGACCATCGAGCGCGGGTGGTCGGCGCATGCCGAGGGCTCGGCGCTGATCACGTTCGGCGGTACGAAGGTGCTCTGCACCGCGTCGTTCACCAACGGCGTCCCGCGGTGGTTGGCCGGTAAGGGCAAGGGGTGGGTCACCGCCGAGTACGCGATGCTCCCGCGCGCGACGAACAGCCGCAACGACCGCGAGAGCATCAAGGGCAAGGTCGGAGGCCGCACGCACGAGATCTCGCGCCTGATCGGCCGGGCGCTGCGCGCTGTCGTCGACACCAAGGCGCTCGGCGAGAACACGATCGTCATCGACTGCGACGTGCTACAGGCGGATGGCGGCACCCGCACCGCGGCCATCACGGGCGCGTACGTGGCCCTGGCGGATGCCATCGCCTGGGGCCGCGAGAAGAAGTTCATCGCGCAGCGGTCCGAGGTTCTCATCGACTCGGTGTCGGCCGTCTCCGTGGGCATCATCGACGGCGAGCCGATGCTCGACCTCGCCTACGTCGAGGACGTGCGCGCGGAGACCGATATGAACGTCGTCGTCACCGGTCGCGGGCTGTTCGTCGAGGTGCAGGGAACGGCCGAGGGCGCGCCCTTCGACAAGAGCGAGCTCGACCGCCTGCTCGAACTCGGCGTGAACGGCTGCGCCGAACTCCGTGGCCTCCAGGCCGCTGCTCTCGAGGGCTGA
- the rdgB gene encoding RdgB/HAM1 family non-canonical purine NTP pyrophosphatase: protein MKRVVLATHNPHKVEEFQAIVAEVRPDLEVVGYDGPEPVEDGVTFAANALIKARAAAAHTGLPALADDSGVAVDVLGGSPGVFSAYWAGHKKDATANLELLLDQLSDVADPHRTAQFVSVIALVRPDGRADTVEGRWPGRLATAPAGPGGFGYDPIFIPDGQSASDERTVGEWTAAEKNAQSHRARAFRNLTPLLQKL, encoded by the coding sequence ATGAAGCGCGTCGTCCTGGCCACCCACAACCCGCACAAGGTCGAGGAGTTCCAGGCGATTGTCGCCGAGGTCCGCCCAGATCTCGAGGTCGTCGGCTACGACGGTCCCGAACCCGTCGAAGACGGCGTGACCTTCGCGGCCAACGCGCTGATCAAAGCGCGGGCAGCCGCGGCGCACACGGGCTTGCCGGCCCTCGCCGACGATTCGGGTGTCGCCGTCGATGTTCTGGGCGGCTCGCCGGGGGTCTTCTCGGCGTACTGGGCCGGACACAAGAAGGACGCGACGGCCAATCTCGAATTGCTGCTCGACCAGCTTTCCGACGTCGCCGACCCGCACCGCACCGCGCAGTTCGTCTCGGTGATCGCTCTCGTGCGCCCCGACGGCCGTGCAGACACCGTCGAGGGGCGCTGGCCCGGACGCTTGGCGACCGCCCCGGCAGGCCCGGGCGGATTCGGGTACGACCCGATCTTCATCCCCGACGGGCAATCCGCGTCCGACGAGCGGACCGTCGGCGAGTGGACCGCTGCCGAGAAGAACGCGCAGTCGCATCGCGCGAGGGCATTCCGTAACCTGACGCCCCTCTTGCAGAAACTGTGA
- a CDS encoding glycosyltransferase family 2 protein, whose amino-acid sequence MKPLPSVSIIVPAFNEEAVIARCLAAIVGQTVPAAEVLVVDNRSTDGTREVVRRFIADHPDAGIRLLRQDDRQGLVPTRNAGMDAATGEVLGRIDADTALKPDWVAQVARAFASGEIDAVSGPVEYYDLPLRATGQQVDDALRRLQVRLAGDFVFLFGSNMAVRAVSWRDVREFLCDDEDDVMHEDLDIAVHLALGGHRIAYRSAMVAGMSARRLDDRPRDFRRYVDRFENTYSAHGIRDMRLRAPMAVFLGVYPALHAHRRIQAQLAGLRR is encoded by the coding sequence GTGAAGCCCCTTCCTTCGGTGTCGATCATCGTCCCCGCCTTCAACGAGGAGGCGGTGATCGCGCGCTGCCTCGCGGCGATCGTGGGGCAGACGGTGCCCGCGGCGGAGGTGCTCGTCGTCGACAACCGCTCGACGGACGGCACACGCGAGGTCGTTCGGCGGTTCATCGCAGATCACCCGGACGCCGGCATCCGACTTCTCCGTCAGGATGACCGTCAGGGTCTGGTGCCGACCCGCAACGCGGGAATGGATGCCGCCACCGGTGAGGTGCTCGGCCGCATCGACGCCGACACCGCGCTCAAGCCCGATTGGGTGGCCCAGGTCGCTCGCGCGTTCGCCTCGGGAGAGATCGACGCTGTCTCCGGCCCCGTCGAGTATTACGACCTCCCGCTGCGGGCGACCGGACAGCAGGTCGACGACGCGTTGCGCCGCCTCCAGGTTCGCCTCGCCGGCGATTTCGTGTTCCTGTTCGGCAGCAACATGGCCGTCCGGGCGGTCTCCTGGCGCGACGTGCGGGAGTTCCTCTGCGACGACGAGGACGACGTCATGCACGAAGACCTCGACATCGCGGTCCACCTCGCCCTCGGCGGACATCGCATCGCGTATCGCTCCGCGATGGTCGCCGGGATGTCGGCGCGACGCCTCGACGATCGCCCCCGAGACTTCCGTCGTTACGTCGACCGTTTCGAGAACACGTACTCCGCGCACGGGATCCGCGACATGCGGTTACGCGCGCCGATGGCGGTCTTCCTCGGGGTGTACCCCGCGCTGCACGCGCACCGGCGCATCCAGGCGCAGCTCGCGGGCCTTCGACGCTGA
- a CDS encoding cation diffusion facilitator family transporter, with protein sequence MHDHAPAGGIRDASNRRLLATALTLTASVMVVQIVGAILSGSLALLADAAHMFTDAAALVVALIATAIASRPADDRRTFGYQRAEVLGALANAVILIVLCAWVGFEAVQRLLVPAEAEVEGGLMLVVAAVGMVANAISMWLLGRAQKRSINVRGAYLEVLGDLVGSVAVIIAAIVIVTTGFTQADAIASLLIAVLIVPRAIGLMREVVVVLTESAPVDVQVAEIREHLRGTDGVIDVHDVHVWQLTRGAPVFSAHVIVEDAAMTDGRAARILESLQGCLADHFDVEHSTFQLEPVGHVEHDTHHA encoded by the coding sequence ATGCACGATCACGCCCCTGCCGGCGGCATCCGGGATGCCAGCAACCGGCGCCTTCTCGCCACGGCCCTGACGCTCACGGCGTCGGTGATGGTCGTGCAGATCGTCGGGGCGATCCTGTCGGGCTCCCTCGCCCTCCTCGCCGACGCGGCGCATATGTTCACGGACGCCGCGGCCCTCGTCGTCGCGCTGATCGCCACGGCCATCGCCTCGCGCCCCGCCGACGACCGCCGCACGTTCGGCTACCAGCGCGCAGAGGTCCTCGGTGCTCTCGCGAACGCCGTCATCCTGATCGTGCTGTGCGCGTGGGTGGGCTTCGAGGCCGTTCAGCGCCTTCTCGTGCCGGCCGAGGCCGAGGTCGAGGGCGGCCTCATGCTCGTCGTGGCCGCGGTGGGCATGGTCGCCAACGCGATCTCGATGTGGCTGCTGGGGCGCGCGCAGAAGCGCAGTATCAACGTGCGAGGGGCATATCTCGAGGTACTTGGTGATCTCGTGGGATCGGTCGCGGTCATCATCGCGGCGATCGTCATCGTGACGACGGGTTTCACGCAGGCGGATGCCATCGCCTCGCTGCTCATCGCGGTGCTCATCGTCCCGCGGGCGATCGGGTTGATGCGCGAGGTCGTCGTCGTGCTGACGGAGTCGGCGCCCGTCGACGTGCAGGTCGCCGAGATTCGAGAGCACCTGCGCGGGACCGACGGCGTCATCGACGTCCACGACGTCCACGTCTGGCAGCTCACCCGTGGAGCGCCGGTGTTCAGCGCGCACGTGATCGTGGAGGACGCGGCGATGACCGACGGCCGCGCGGCACGCATCCTCGAGAGCCTCCAGGGCTGTCTCGCCGACCATTTCGACGTGGAGCACTCGACGTTCCAGCTCGAGCCGGTCGGTCACGTCGAGCACGACACGCACCACGCGTAG